The window CCCAGCACGCCAATCCCGGAAGCGGCCAATACAGCGCTGCCACAGCCGCCCAACACCAGCCAGAACGTACCCAACAACTCAGTCGTTGAACGTTTGAGTAAAGACATAAGCATCCTTGATAGAACAGTCGTGATAATCGGTTATGCATCCAGCAGAGTTACGACAGGTTCATCTCCAGAACCTGGGCTGAGTACAGCAGAACGTTGCGACAAATCCAGCGGCATTAAAAAACCGCCAGAGTCATGGACTGTGGCGGTTTCGTCCTTGGACGGTGGGGAGTATGTGGTTGCGGTGTGGGCTAAATGGATCCTGGACAGAATTTTTCAGAATGGCGCTCGGGCGCTGGGCTGTGGGAGCAAAGCTTGCTCGCGAGGCAGGCGCCTCGGGCCATCCGGGAGACCGCGTCATCTTCATCGCGGGCAAGCCTTGCTCCCACACGACTCCCACGCCTCCTGTCTGTAGAAGCCAACCCGGTTCAGTCGATGCCCACAAACCCACCCGTCTGATGCTGCCACAGCCGCGCATACAACCCGCCATGGGCCAGCAGTTCGGCATGGCTGCCGGTCTCGGCGATGCGGCCGTTTTCCAGCACCACCAGCCGGTCCATTCGCGCGATGGTGGAGAGGCGGTGGGCGATGGCGATCACGGTCTTGCCTTGCATCAGGGTCTCGAGGCTTTCCTGGATCGCCGCTTCGACTTCCGAGTCCAGTGCTGACGTCGCTTCGTCCATGATCAGGATCGGCGCATCCTTGAGCAGCACCCGTGCGATGGCAATACGCTGACGCTGGCCGCCGGACAGCTTCACCCCGCGTTCACCCACATGGGCATCGAAACCGCTGCGGCCTTCAGCGTCCGACAGCAGCGGGATGAACTCATCGGCCCGGGCCTTGTGCACCGCCGCCCAGAGTTGCGCATCGGTGGCGTCGGGTTTGCCGTAGAGCAGGTTGTCGCGAATGGAACGGTGCAGCAGCGACGTGTCCTGGGTGATCATGCCGATGCGCTCGCGCAGGCTTTCCTGGCCCACTTCTGCGATGTCCTGCCCGTCGATCAGAATGCGTCCGCCTTGCACGTCATACAGACGCAGCAGCAGGTTCACCAGCGTGGATTTGCCCGCACCGGACGGGCCGATCAGGCCGATCTTTTCCCCCGGCTTGATCACCAGGTTCAAGTCGCCGATCACCCCGCTTTTCTTGCCATAGTGGAAATCCACATGCTCGAAGCGCACTTCGCCACGGGCCACCGCCAAAGGCTTGGCCTGGTCGCGGTCGGTAACGCTGACGGGCTGGGCGATGGTCTGCAAACCGTCCTGGACCATGCCGATGTTTTCGAAGATGCCATTGACCACCCACATGATCCAGCCGGACATGTTGACGATACGAATCACCAACCCGGTCGCCAGGGCAATCGCGCCCACGCTGATCAGCGACTGGGTCCAGAGCCACAGGGCCAGCGCCGTGGTGCCGACGATCAGCAGCCCGTTCATGCTGGTGATGACCACGTCCATGCTGGTGACCACGCGGCCGGCCAATTGGGCTTTCTCGGTCTGCTCCTGGATGGCTTCGCGGGCGTATTGCTGTTCGAAGTTGGTGTGGGCGAACAGCTTCAGCGTGGTGATGTTGGTGTAGCCGTCGACGATCCGGCCCATGAGTTTGGAGCGGGCATCGGACGATACGACGGAGCGCTCCTTGACCCGCGGCACGAAGTAGCAGAGTGCACCGATGTAGGCGGCGATCCAGATCAGCAGCGGGATCATCAGGCGCCAGTCGGCTTCGGCAAACAGCACCAGTGAGCTGATGGCGTAGATCAGCACGTGCCACAGCGCGTCCACGGCCTGCACCGCTGAGTCGCGCAAGGAGTTGCCGGTCTGCATGATGCGCTGGGCGATGCGTCCGGCGAAGTCGTTCTGGAAAAAGTTCAGGCTCTGCTTGAGCACGTAGCTATGGTTTTGCCAGCGGATCAGGCTGGTCATGCCGGGGCTCAAGGTCTGGTGCACCAGCAGGTCATGCAAGGCCACGAAGATCGGCCGGAAAACCAGCGCCACCACCGCCATCCACGCCAGCTCCAGGCCGTGGAGCTTGAAGAAGTCCACGTTCGGCGTGCCCTGGGTCAGGTCGATGATGCGGCTCAGGTAGCTGAACAGCGCCACCTCGATCAGTGCGCCGATCAGGCCCACCACCAGCAGCACGGCGAAGCTGGGCCAGACTTGTTTCAGATAATAGATGTAGAAGGGCAGGACGCGGTTCGGTGGTGCCGAGGTCGGGGCGTCGCGGAAAATGTCGATCAGTGTTTCGAAACGGCGATAAACCATGGGTACATAGCCCGGGCCGGGCTCTCCTTCTTTCCTGTGAGCGGCGCGGGATCGCCGCCGCCGCTCAGGCTTGCCCTGTGCTGTTTAGTCGATGCGCTTGGCCGACTTGATGATCACAGGATCGATCGGCACGTTTTGCATGCCTTGTTTGGTGGTGGTCTGGGAGTTGACGATGATGTCCACCACGTCCATGCCCTTGACCACTTTGGCGAACACTGCGTAACCGGCGTCGCGGCCCGGGTCGAGGAACGCATTGTCGGCCACGTTGATGAAGAACTGGCTGGTGGCCGAGTTCGGGTTGGAAGTACGCGCCATCGACAAGGTGCCACGAACGTTATGCAGGCCATTGCTGGCTTCGTTCTTGATCGGTGCCTTGGTGTCTTTCTGTTGCATCTGTTGGGTGAAACCGCCGCCCTGGGCCATGAAGCCCGGGATCACGCGGTGGAAAATCGTGTTGTTGTAGAAGCCGCTGTCCACGTACTCAAGGAAGTTCTTGGTACTGATCGGCGCCTTGACCGGATCCAGCTCGATTTCGATCTGACCGTTGGTGGTGTCCAGCAATACGTGGGGCGCCGTGGTCGGCTGTGCGGCCATCAGGTTGGCGGCAAACAGGACGGAGCCGGCGGCGAGGGCGATTTTTTTCAGCATGGGTTCAGTGATCCTGAGTAGTTGAGTCGATTGCGGTCAAAAATTCGAGCAGGGTTTGGTTGAAGCGCTCGGGTTGATCCAGCGGGGTCGCGTGCCGTGAGTCGGCAATGACCACCAGCCGGGCATCGGGCAGCAGTTTCACATAGGCCTCTTTCAAGGCCACGGGGGTGTAGTCGTGGTCGGCGCAAATGACGAGGGTTGGACAGGCCACCTGCGACAGTCGTTCCTGAACCCCCCAACCCACAATGGCATCGAAGCTGGCGAGATAAGCACGTTTGTCGTTTTTTGCCCAGCGCCGGGCCATTTCCAGGCGTAACTCGGTCTGTTGCGGTTTGGGGAACAACTTGGCGCCCAGGGCCTTGCCAATGGTTTCAAGGCTCAGAAGGCGCATCAGGCTCCAGCGCTTGAACCATTGCCAGCAGTCATCAGGCGTGCGGACTTTGACTTGCGGCGCGCTGTTGACGATGCACAGGCTCTTGACCCGCCCTGGCTCATCCACGGCCAGTTGAAAACAAATCATGCCGCCCATGGACCAGCCCACCAGATGCACCGGGCCCAGGTCCAGGTGTTCGAACAGGGCGATCAGGTCGGCGCTGAAACCTTCGATGCTGTAAGGCCCGCGAGGTTTGTCGGAGCGTCCATGACCACGCACGTCCACCACGATCAAACGGTAGTGGGCGGACAATACCGGGATCTGTTTTTCCCAGTCGCGGGTGCTCGAGCCCAGCCCGTGGACCAGGATCAAGGGCGCGCCGTGGCCGTATTCCTCGTAGTGCAGGTTGCAATCTTCGTGGGCGAAATAGGCCATTGGCAAAATCCTTGTCAGGCTTGTTCAGGGGCGGCGAACGGCGCATCCAGCGGCGCGGTGTCGAAGGTGCGCAGCAGTTCGATGAGGATTTGCGTGGCCGGGCCCAAGGGTTTTTCCTTGTTGGAAAAAAGATAGAAGGTGGAGTTGCGAGTGCCGCCCTGTTCCAAGGGTAAACGCTTGAGCAAGCCTTCCTTGAGTTCCCGCTCGATCATGTGCCGCGGCAGCCAGGCGAAGCCCAGGCCGCTGCCGACGAACGTCGCGGCGGTGGCCAGGCTGCCGACGGTCCAGCGTTGCTCGGCACCCAGCCACCCGACGTCGCGGGGTTGCTGGCGACCGGAGTCGCGGATCACCACCTGCAATTGGCTTTCCAGATCCTGGAAGTTCAGTTCGCGGTTGAGGCGATGCAGGGCGTGTTCGGGATGGGCCACCGCGACGAATTCAACATCGCTCAGTTCGGCGCCCAGGTAACCGGGAATGCTGAAGCCGCTGATGGCCAGGTCCGCCACGCCTTCGAGCAGCACTTCCTCGACACCCGATAGCACTTCTTCGCGCAAGCGCACGCGACAGCCACGGCTTTGCGGCATGAACGCGGTCAAGGCGCGTACGAGGCGGGCGTTGGGATAGGCGGCATCGACCACCAGCCGCACTTCCGCTTCCCAGCCTTGCTCCATGTGATGGGCCAGGTCTTCCAGTTGGCTGGCCTGTTTCACCAATTGACGGGAACGACGCAGCAATACGCCGCCGGCTTCGGTCAACACGGCCTTGCGCCCATCGATACGCAGCAACGGCACGCCGAGCTGGTCCTGCATGCGGGCCACGGTGTAACTCACCGACGACTGGGAGCGGTGCAGCACCTCGGCGGCCTGGGCGAAGCCGCCGTGGTCGACCACCGCTTGCAAGGTTCGCCATTGATCCAGGGTCACGCGGGGCGCTTTCATATTGAGCTCCTCTTGTCCTAAGCTGGCGGTCCCTTGGTGGAGACTGCCTAATGAAAAAAATCTGTTGTGTGGTGCTGGCCCTGTTGCCGCTGACTGCGTTCGCGTACCCGATCGATGTGGAAAAACACCTCAACGGCCTGAGCATCGACTACACCGCCTATGACACCGACGCCGACATCGGCTCCATTCAGGTCAACAACTACGGCGGCACCGACGCGGCCTGCACTGTGGTGTTTCGCAACGGCCCTGAAGCACCACGTACCCGCAAGATCGAAGTCGCCGCCGGCAAGTTCAAGAACGCCACCGCCAAGTTCAACCGCAACATCATCAAGCTGCGCATCACACTGACCTGCCAGCCGAAATAAGTCGGTGACACAGGAGCGAGCCAATCCTTGCTCCGCTTATAAACGAATTTATCGATGTTTTGCAGCAATTATTTGCGCTTTTTGATCGATGTAACCATGTTTAAGCTTCACTCCATCGACTGACAACATTCTCCGATGGAGGCTACAACCCATGTCCCGCGTTCTGATCATCGAAAGCAGTGCCCGCCAGCAAGACTCGGTTTCCCGTCAACTGACCCAGACCTTCATCAACCAATGGAAAGCTGCGCACCCGGCCGATGAAATCAGTGTTCGTGACCTGGCCATCCATCCGGTACCGCACCTGGACGCCAATCTGCTTGGGGGCTGGATGAAGCCCGTCGAGCAGCGCAACGACATCGAAAACGCTTCCCTGGAACGCTCCAACCAGTTGACCGATGAATTGCTGGCCGCTGACGTGCTGGTGATGGCTGCGCCGATGTACAACTTCGCCATCCCGAGTACCTTGAAAGCCTGGCTGGACCACGTACTGCGTGCCGGTGTGACCTTCAAGTACACCCCCACCGGTCCCCAGGGCCTGCTGACCGGCAAACGTGCCTTCGTCCTGACCGCTCGCGGCGGCATTCATGCCGGCGCCAGCTCCGACCATCAGGAACCCTACCTGCGTCAGGTCATGGCCTTCATCGGCATCCACGACGTGACCTTCATCCATGCCGAGGGCATGAACCTGGGCGGTGATTTCCAGGAGAAGGGCTTGAATCAGGCCAACGCCAAGCTGTCCCAGGTCGCCTGATCCGTTAATCCTCAGGTAATCGCCAGGTGGTCTAGTGGCCTGGCGCTCCCTTCAAGCTGTTTTGCGCATCGAACCTCCCTTTGCACTTGTTGCTCCTGAGTGCAGTCGCCCGATTGAACGCTTTAGCGAGATCGGGCTTTTTTTTGCCTGCAATTCCAGGCCAGCCACACAACCCTGTGGGAGCGAGCCTGCTCGCGATTGCAGTGTGACTGTGTAAGAGAAATCACCTGACACTCCGCCATCGCGAGCAGGCTCGCTCCCACAGGGTTCAGTGCCTGGGTTGGCTACTGCGGTTAGCGACAACCGGCAAAAACCGCTATCTTCGCCGCCATCCGAAACGAGGGGCGTATGGGCTATCTACTTTTTGTCACGCTGATTCAGGCGTTTTCCTTCAGTCTGATTGGCGAATACCTGGCCGGGCATGTCGACAGTTACTTCGCGGTGCTGGTGCGGGTTGTGCTGGCGGGGCTGGTGTTCATTCCGCTGACCCGCTGGCGTCAGGTGGAACCGTCGTTCGTGCGCGGCATGCTGTTGATCGGCGCCTTGCAGTTCGGCGTGACCTACGTGTGCCTGTACTTGAGCTTTCGTGTGCTGACGGTGCCTGAGGTCCTGCTTTTCACCATCCTGACGCCGCTGCACGTGACCCTGATCGAAGACGCGCTCAATCGTCGCTTCAATCCCTGGGCCTTGATCGCGGCGCTGGTGGCGGTGGCTGGCGCGGCGGTGATTCGTTACGACCGGATCAACCCGGATTTCTTCATGGGCTTTTTGCTGCTGCAACTGGCCAACTTCACCTATGCGGCCGGGCAGGTGCTGTACAAACATCTCGTCGCTCGCCATCCCAGCGACCTGCCGCACTACCGGCGTTTCGGCTACTTCTACCTCGGCGCACTGGCGGTGGCGTTGCCGGCCTTCCTGATGTTCGGCAAGGCGGATTTCTGGCCAGAAGCACCGCTGCAATGGGGCGTACTGATATTCCTCGGCCTGGTCTCTACCGCTTTGGGGCTTTACTGGTGGAACAAAGGCGCGTGCATGGTCAACGGCGGCACGCTGGCGGTGATGAACAACCTGCATGTGCCGGTGGGGTTGCTGGTCAACCTGCTGATCTGGAACCAGCACGAGGAACTGGGGCGGTTGCTGCTGGGCGGGTCGGTGATATTAGCGGCGGTGTGGATCAGTCGGTTGGGGGTACGCCAGCCGCTGCCTGCACACTGAACCCCTGTGGGAGCGAGCCTGCTCGCGAAGCGTCGTATCAGTCGCTGTATCTGTTGTCTGACACTGCGCTTTCGCGAGCAGGCTCGCTCCCACCGGGGATCTCTGCGACTTGAAGGTCAAACCACCTGCTTCTGCGGCTCCGGCAGAGGACTGGCCCCCAATGCCGCCGGCAACAGCCCCGAACGCAGATCCATGCCACTGGGCTGTTGATACAGGTTCAACCCGAACTCCGGCATTACCGCCAGCAGGTAATCGAAAATATCCCCCTGGATACGCTCATAGTCGGCCCACGCAGTGGTGCGGGTGAAGCAGTAGATTTCCAGCGGGATGCCCTGGGCCGTGGTCTGCATCTGGCGGACCATGCAGGTCATGTTTGGCTGGATGTCCGGGTGGCTTTTCAGATACGCCAAGGCGTAGGCGCGGAAGGTGCCCAGGTTGGTCATGCGCCGGCGGTTGGCCGACATCGCCGCGACGTTGCCCTGGGCTTCGTTCCAGGCCTTGAGTTCGGCCTGTTTGCGGCTGATGTAATCGGTCAGCAGATGAACCTGGGTCAGGCGCTGTTCTTCCTCGTCCTGCAAAAACCGCACGCCGCCGGCGTCGATGAACAGGCTGCGCTTGATCCGCCGCCCGCCAGATTGCTGCATGCCGCGCCAGTTCTTGAACGACTCGGACATCAGGCGCCAGGTGGGGATCGAGACGATGGTCTTGTCGAAGTTCTGCACCTTGACCGTGTGCAGCGTGATGTCCACCACATCACCGTCGGCCCCCACCTGAGGCATCTCGATCCAGTCACCGACCCGCAGCATGTCGTTGCTGGTCAACTGCACGCTGGCGACGAACGACAGCAAGGTGTCCTTGTAGACCAACAGAATCACCGCCGACATGGCCCCCAAACCCGACAGCAGCAATAGCGGTGAGCGGTCAATCAGGGTGGCAACAATGATGATCGCGCCAAACACATACAGCACCATTTTCGTCAGTTGCACGTAGCCTTTGATCGAGCGGGTGCGGGCGTGTTCGGTGCGGGCGTAGACATCCAGAAGGGCGCTGAGCAGGGCGCTGATGGCCAGCACCATGAACAGGATGGTGAAAGCCAGGGCAACATTGCCCAGGAAAATCATGCTGGTCTTGCTCAGTTCCGGCACCAGGTGCAGGCCGAACTGGATGACCAGCGAGGGCGTCATCTGCGCCAGGCGATGGAAAACCTTGTTCTGGCGCAGGTCGTTGACCCAGTGCAGGGCCGGCTGGCGACCCAGCAACTTGGCACCGTGCAGGATCAGGTAACGCGCCACGCGCCCCAGCACCAGGGCAATCACCAGCAGCAGTATCAGTGCAAGGCTGGAATGCAGGAGGGGATGCTTATCGAGAGCACCCCAAAGGTCTTGAATGTTGACCCAGAGCTGTTTGATGTCCATGGACGAAACGGTTCTTCTATAAAGACGCGACGGTGCGATTAGAGCATTTAAGCCAGGTTAAGTGACCCTTGATGACGAATCGGCTCACAAAAAAGCCACTGATTAGCGCCGTTCGTATAAAGAAACTCGGCCTTCGCGCTCGAAACCGTTACCCTATGCAGCTGTTTTTTTGCATTTCTTCGAGGTAGCACCCGTGTTTTCCCAATTCGCCCTGCACGAACGCCTGCTCAAAGCCGTGGCCGAGCTTAAATTTGTCGAGCCAACGCCGGTGCAGGCAGCGGCTATTCCGCTCGCGCTCCAGGGGCGTGATCTGCGGGTGACGGCGCAGACCGGCAGCGGCAAGACCGCGGCGTTCGTGTTGCCGATCCTCAACCGCCTGATCGGCCCGGCCAAGGTTCGCGTCAGCATCAAGACCCTGATCCTGCTGCCGACCCGTGAACTGGCCCAGCAAACGCTCAAGGAAGTGGAACGCTTCTCGCAGTTCACCTTCATCAAGTCCGGCCTGATCACCGGTGGCGAAGACTTCAAGGTCCAGGCCGCTATGTTGCGCAAAGTACCGGACATCCTGATCGGCACGCCAGGGCGGATGATCGAGCAACTGAACGCCGGCAACCTCGACCTGAAAGAAGTCGAAGTACTGGTGCTGGACGAAGCCGACCGCATGCTCGACATGGGTTTTGCCGAAGACGTGCAGCGCCTGGTGGATGAATGCGTCAACCGCCAGCAGACCATGCTGTTCTCCGCCACCACTGGCGGTTCGGGCCTGCGGGAAATGATCGCCAAGGTGCTGAACAACCCTGAGCACTTGCAGCTCAACGCGGTCAGCCAGCTGAACTCCACGACCCGTCAGCAGATCATCACCGCTGACCACAACCAGCACAAAGAACAGATCGTGAACTGGCTGCTGGCCAACGAAACCTACGAAAAAGCCATCGTGTTCACTAACACCCGCGCCATGGCCGACCGCATCTACGGTCGCCTGGTGGCCCAGGAATACAAGGCGTTCGTGCTGCACGGCGAGAAGGACCAGAAAGACCGCAAGCTGGCCATCGACCGCCTCAAGCAGGGCGGCGTGAAAATCCTCGTCGCCACCGACGTCGCCGCCCGCGGCCTGGACGTGGAAGGCCT is drawn from Pseudomonas rhizophila and contains these coding sequences:
- a CDS encoding mechanosensitive ion channel family protein; this translates as MDIKQLWVNIQDLWGALDKHPLLHSSLALILLLVIALVLGRVARYLILHGAKLLGRQPALHWVNDLRQNKVFHRLAQMTPSLVIQFGLHLVPELSKTSMIFLGNVALAFTILFMVLAISALLSALLDVYARTEHARTRSIKGYVQLTKMVLYVFGAIIIVATLIDRSPLLLLSGLGAMSAVILLVYKDTLLSFVASVQLTSNDMLRVGDWIEMPQVGADGDVVDITLHTVKVQNFDKTIVSIPTWRLMSESFKNWRGMQQSGGRRIKRSLFIDAGGVRFLQDEEEQRLTQVHLLTDYISRKQAELKAWNEAQGNVAAMSANRRRMTNLGTFRAYALAYLKSHPDIQPNMTCMVRQMQTTAQGIPLEIYCFTRTTAWADYERIQGDIFDYLLAVMPEFGLNLYQQPSGMDLRSGLLPAALGASPLPEPQKQVV
- a CDS encoding carboxylate/amino acid/amine transporter, with translation MGYLLFVTLIQAFSFSLIGEYLAGHVDSYFAVLVRVVLAGLVFIPLTRWRQVEPSFVRGMLLIGALQFGVTYVCLYLSFRVLTVPEVLLFTILTPLHVTLIEDALNRRFNPWALIAALVAVAGAAVIRYDRINPDFFMGFLLLQLANFTYAAGQVLYKHLVARHPSDLPHYRRFGYFYLGALAVALPAFLMFGKADFWPEAPLQWGVLIFLGLVSTALGLYWWNKGACMVNGGTLAVMNNLHVPVGLLVNLLIWNQHEELGRLLLGGSVILAAVWISRLGVRQPLPAH
- a CDS encoding FMN-dependent NADH-azoreductase — its product is MSRVLIIESSARQQDSVSRQLTQTFINQWKAAHPADEISVRDLAIHPVPHLDANLLGGWMKPVEQRNDIENASLERSNQLTDELLAADVLVMAAPMYNFAIPSTLKAWLDHVLRAGVTFKYTPTGPQGLLTGKRAFVLTARGGIHAGASSDHQEPYLRQVMAFIGIHDVTFIHAEGMNLGGDFQEKGLNQANAKLSQVA
- a CDS encoding DEAD/DEAH box helicase; protein product: MFSQFALHERLLKAVAELKFVEPTPVQAAAIPLALQGRDLRVTAQTGSGKTAAFVLPILNRLIGPAKVRVSIKTLILLPTRELAQQTLKEVERFSQFTFIKSGLITGGEDFKVQAAMLRKVPDILIGTPGRMIEQLNAGNLDLKEVEVLVLDEADRMLDMGFAEDVQRLVDECVNRQQTMLFSATTGGSGLREMIAKVLNNPEHLQLNAVSQLNSTTRQQIITADHNQHKEQIVNWLLANETYEKAIVFTNTRAMADRIYGRLVAQEYKAFVLHGEKDQKDRKLAIDRLKQGGVKILVATDVAARGLDVEGLDMVINFDMPRSGDEYVHRIGRTGRAGNDGLAISLICHGDWNLMSSVERYLKQSFERRTIKEVKGTYGGPKKVKASGKAVGVKKKKVDAKGDKKKTGAKAPTKRKIANRPKTDALSLVSKDGMAPLKRRKPEAPAAE
- a CDS encoding alpha/beta fold hydrolase; this translates as MAYFAHEDCNLHYEEYGHGAPLILVHGLGSSTRDWEKQIPVLSAHYRLIVVDVRGHGRSDKPRGPYSIEGFSADLIALFEHLDLGPVHLVGWSMGGMICFQLAVDEPGRVKSLCIVNSAPQVKVRTPDDCWQWFKRWSLMRLLSLETIGKALGAKLFPKPQQTELRLEMARRWAKNDKRAYLASFDAIVGWGVQERLSQVACPTLVICADHDYTPVALKEAYVKLLPDARLVVIADSRHATPLDQPERFNQTLLEFLTAIDSTTQDH
- a CDS encoding LysR family transcriptional regulator — translated: MKAPRVTLDQWRTLQAVVDHGGFAQAAEVLHRSQSSVSYTVARMQDQLGVPLLRIDGRKAVLTEAGGVLLRRSRQLVKQASQLEDLAHHMEQGWEAEVRLVVDAAYPNARLVRALTAFMPQSRGCRVRLREEVLSGVEEVLLEGVADLAISGFSIPGYLGAELSDVEFVAVAHPEHALHRLNRELNFQDLESQLQVVIRDSGRQQPRDVGWLGAEQRWTVGSLATAATFVGSGLGFAWLPRHMIERELKEGLLKRLPLEQGGTRNSTFYLFSNKEKPLGPATQILIELLRTFDTAPLDAPFAAPEQA
- a CDS encoding peptidylprolyl isomerase — encoded protein: MLKKIALAAGSVLFAANLMAAQPTTAPHVLLDTTNGQIEIELDPVKAPISTKNFLEYVDSGFYNNTIFHRVIPGFMAQGGGFTQQMQQKDTKAPIKNEASNGLHNVRGTLSMARTSNPNSATSQFFINVADNAFLDPGRDAGYAVFAKVVKGMDVVDIIVNSQTTTKQGMQNVPIDPVIIKSAKRID
- a CDS encoding ABC transporter ATP-binding protein → MVYRRFETLIDIFRDAPTSAPPNRVLPFYIYYLKQVWPSFAVLLVVGLIGALIEVALFSYLSRIIDLTQGTPNVDFFKLHGLELAWMAVVALVFRPIFVALHDLLVHQTLSPGMTSLIRWQNHSYVLKQSLNFFQNDFAGRIAQRIMQTGNSLRDSAVQAVDALWHVLIYAISSLVLFAEADWRLMIPLLIWIAAYIGALCYFVPRVKERSVVSSDARSKLMGRIVDGYTNITTLKLFAHTNFEQQYAREAIQEQTEKAQLAGRVVTSMDVVITSMNGLLIVGTTALALWLWTQSLISVGAIALATGLVIRIVNMSGWIMWVVNGIFENIGMVQDGLQTIAQPVSVTDRDQAKPLAVARGEVRFEHVDFHYGKKSGVIGDLNLVIKPGEKIGLIGPSGAGKSTLVNLLLRLYDVQGGRILIDGQDIAEVGQESLRERIGMITQDTSLLHRSIRDNLLYGKPDATDAQLWAAVHKARADEFIPLLSDAEGRSGFDAHVGERGVKLSGGQRQRIAIARVLLKDAPILIMDEATSALDSEVEAAIQESLETLMQGKTVIAIAHRLSTIARMDRLVVLENGRIAETGSHAELLAHGGLYARLWQHQTGGFVGID